The following proteins are encoded in a genomic region of Sorangiineae bacterium MSr12523:
- a CDS encoding AraC family transcriptional regulator, with translation MKAYDPSPPLRFIVYVGAQRFVLLAESLVLDRSHAPYRRPAATLLLAYKAPMLLEVGEGVALSTQAALIAPKVARKRLAAEGLVAIDFPIHSGEYAAVQPALGGEDVVALDFGRFAPLVPTLARGFAGNLGGAEVKALIRELVMAISGKAPEEQGLDPRVEKAMQLINDLPREEATPASVARRLHLSTSRLGHLFKEQTGSTLSYFMRWVALWRGVALWTQGRSLTEVAHEVGYYDLAHLDHAFTDFFGVNPSTAMDPRHVRLIRF, from the coding sequence ATGAAAGCGTACGACCCGAGTCCGCCGCTGCGTTTCATCGTCTATGTGGGAGCGCAGCGCTTCGTGCTGCTGGCCGAGAGCCTCGTTCTGGATCGCAGCCACGCGCCGTACCGGCGTCCGGCCGCCACGTTGCTTCTGGCCTACAAGGCGCCAATGCTTCTCGAAGTGGGGGAAGGGGTCGCCCTTTCCACGCAGGCCGCGTTGATTGCACCGAAGGTGGCGCGCAAACGGCTGGCGGCCGAGGGCCTCGTGGCCATCGACTTCCCCATTCATTCGGGCGAATACGCCGCCGTGCAGCCCGCGCTGGGCGGCGAGGACGTGGTGGCGCTCGACTTCGGGCGGTTCGCGCCGCTGGTTCCTACGCTTGCGCGCGGCTTTGCCGGGAACTTGGGCGGCGCCGAAGTAAAGGCGCTCATCCGCGAGCTGGTCATGGCCATTTCCGGAAAGGCCCCGGAGGAGCAGGGATTGGATCCGCGCGTCGAAAAGGCGATGCAATTGATCAACGACCTTCCGCGCGAAGAGGCTACCCCGGCCAGCGTCGCGCGCCGGCTGCATTTGTCGACGTCGCGCTTGGGGCATTTGTTCAAGGAGCAAACGGGCAGCACGTTGAGCTACTTCATGCGCTGGGTGGCCTTGTGGCGTGGTGTTGCATTGTGGACGCAGGGCCGCTCCCTCACCGAGGTGGCGCACGAAGTCGGTTATTACGACTTGGCCCATCTCGATCATGCCTTCACCGACTTCTTCGGTGTCAATCCGTCCACGGCGATGGATCCGCGGCACGTGCGATTGATTCGTTTCTAG
- a CDS encoding lipase family protein: MKTTQLCTALMTMLLASLTSLAMTERHAAAATPPSQDAFYTAPAAMPSVPSGTILASRPVTLALPLAVKAWQLKYATTDEHDRPVVAIATLVVPILPYLGTRPLLSYNVAIDSLSIDCNPSYVMQGGVVTPSTSANFGTALEMANVVLALKTGWAVVVPDHEGLAMNFTVGPMSGHAVLDGIRAARSYTEAHLHDAPLTMWGYSGGAQATMWAAELAPSYAPELRFKGIAAGGVPVDLVSILRYVGGTYMSGIAAGGVMGQADAYPEYNAHRFLNAAGRKLRADVRKQCIGDLLTNYAFKNLSDYSIVPDLAGEPDVQAIAANSRLGGRKPAGPLYIYHGYWDQAIPYRDVEGLVDGYCQRGVPVTFNVDQLNHVTDHFAYAALGIPGAFAYLQAAVAGFVAPSTCR; encoded by the coding sequence GTGAAGACGACCCAACTCTGTACTGCGCTCATGACCATGCTGCTCGCCTCTCTCACGTCTCTCGCGATGACCGAGCGGCACGCCGCCGCAGCCACGCCCCCCAGCCAAGATGCATTCTACACCGCGCCCGCCGCGATGCCGTCGGTACCGTCAGGGACCATCCTCGCATCGCGGCCGGTCACCCTGGCGCTGCCGCTGGCCGTCAAAGCGTGGCAGTTGAAATATGCCACCACCGATGAACATGACCGTCCAGTCGTCGCCATCGCGACATTGGTCGTCCCCATTTTGCCGTACCTCGGCACGCGCCCGCTCTTGTCGTACAACGTGGCCATCGATTCGCTGTCGATCGATTGCAATCCCTCCTATGTGATGCAGGGCGGCGTCGTCACGCCGTCCACCTCGGCCAATTTCGGCACCGCGTTGGAAATGGCCAATGTGGTCCTGGCGCTGAAAACCGGCTGGGCCGTCGTGGTGCCCGATCACGAGGGCCTGGCCATGAACTTCACCGTCGGTCCCATGAGCGGCCACGCGGTGCTCGATGGCATTCGCGCCGCCCGAAGCTACACGGAGGCCCATCTCCATGACGCGCCTCTGACGATGTGGGGCTATTCGGGCGGTGCGCAAGCCACCATGTGGGCCGCCGAGCTGGCGCCCTCCTATGCGCCCGAGCTGCGCTTCAAAGGCATCGCCGCCGGCGGGGTTCCCGTCGATTTGGTGAGCATTCTCCGTTATGTCGGGGGCACGTACATGTCGGGCATTGCCGCGGGCGGCGTCATGGGCCAGGCCGATGCCTACCCCGAGTACAATGCGCACCGCTTCCTCAATGCTGCGGGCCGGAAGCTGCGCGCCGACGTGCGCAAGCAGTGCATCGGCGATCTGCTTACGAATTACGCGTTCAAGAACCTATCGGACTATTCGATCGTGCCCGATCTGGCCGGCGAGCCCGATGTTCAGGCGATTGCGGCCAACAGCCGCTTGGGCGGGCGAAAGCCTGCGGGGCCGCTCTACATTTACCACGGCTATTGGGACCAAGCGATTCCGTACCGCGACGTGGAGGGACTCGTCGATGGGTATTGCCAGCGAGGTGTACCCGTCACCTTCAACGTCGATCAATTGAATCACGTGACGGATCATTTTGCGTACGCCGCCCTCGGCATTCCCGGTGCGTTCGCCTACCTGCAGGCCGCAGTCGCAGGCTTCGTGGCGCCAAGCACCTGCCGCTAA
- a CDS encoding haloalkane dehalogenase yields MTHESISSDFPFQHRYIDVHGSRMAYVDEGQGDPVLFLHGNPASSYLWRNIIPHVRGLGRAIAPDLIGMGRSDKPDIGYQFADHARYLEGFIEKLGLERITLVIHDWGSALGFDWAMRHESRVRGIAFMEPILAPVPSWEQFPEAVRDIFQKMRTPGVGEAMVLDENFFIEHLLPGAIVRKLTAVEMDHYRAPFPDRASRKPTLAWPRQIPIAGEPPEIVDIVSRSRDALRRSKLPKLLFTAEPGALMQPPLVAWCKDNLPNLEVVPVGQGIHYLQEDNPHLIGRTLAEWLRRI; encoded by the coding sequence ATGACCCATGAATCGATTTCTTCCGACTTCCCCTTTCAACATCGTTACATCGACGTGCACGGCTCGCGTATGGCCTATGTCGATGAAGGGCAGGGGGATCCCGTGCTCTTTCTGCACGGCAACCCCGCCTCGTCGTATCTCTGGCGCAACATCATTCCGCATGTCCGCGGTCTGGGGCGGGCCATCGCGCCGGATCTCATCGGCATGGGCCGCTCGGACAAGCCGGACATCGGCTACCAATTTGCCGATCATGCGCGCTACCTGGAGGGCTTCATCGAGAAGCTCGGTCTGGAGCGCATCACCCTGGTGATCCACGACTGGGGTTCGGCGCTTGGCTTCGATTGGGCCATGCGCCACGAGTCGCGCGTGCGTGGCATTGCCTTCATGGAGCCGATTTTGGCCCCTGTTCCGAGCTGGGAGCAATTCCCCGAGGCCGTGCGCGATATCTTCCAGAAGATGCGCACCCCCGGCGTGGGCGAGGCCATGGTGCTCGACGAGAATTTCTTCATCGAGCACCTCCTTCCCGGCGCCATCGTGCGAAAACTCACCGCGGTGGAAATGGATCATTACCGCGCGCCATTTCCCGACCGCGCATCGCGCAAGCCCACCCTGGCCTGGCCGCGCCAGATCCCCATCGCGGGCGAGCCGCCCGAAATCGTGGACATCGTGAGCCGTTCGCGCGATGCGCTTCGTCGGTCCAAGCTGCCGAAGCTGCTTTTCACCGCGGAGCCGGGCGCCCTCATGCAGCCGCCGCTCGTGGCTTGGTGCAAAGACAACCTGCCCAACTTGGAGGTGGTGCCCGTGGGCCAGGGCATTCACTACCTGCAGGAGGACAATCCCCACCTGATTGGAAGGACCCTGGCCGAGTGGCTCCGGCGTATTTAG
- a CDS encoding RNA polymerase sigma factor — translation MTTSDTFSEITSELIALAVDGDRRAVEKIVRTLQKPIYGVAVRMLLDRVDAEDATQEALIRIITRLAQYRGEAKFSTWAWRIAVRRILDFREERTAAAQRTFDAFANDLAQGRDDEAVPRPEDELLHRQLKVVCSRAMLQCLDGDHRIAFILGEILGFSSDEAAEVLEIEAAAFRKRLSRARTALVEFLSRTCGVFDAKAPCACHRRLDRAITLGRVKRDDLEVRPEEGRNLPGLQAHLSTLSEMHRLTAYYRSDPDPMSKRDFVVTLRTMIHQYKEPPS, via the coding sequence ATGACCACGAGCGACACGTTTTCCGAGATTACGAGCGAGCTCATCGCCCTCGCCGTCGATGGCGATCGGCGCGCGGTCGAGAAGATCGTTCGCACGCTGCAAAAGCCCATTTACGGCGTGGCCGTGCGGATGCTCCTCGATCGGGTGGACGCGGAGGATGCCACCCAGGAGGCCCTCATCCGTATCATCACGCGCCTCGCGCAATACCGCGGTGAGGCGAAATTTTCGACGTGGGCGTGGCGCATCGCCGTGCGGCGCATTCTCGACTTCCGCGAAGAGCGCACCGCGGCCGCGCAGCGCACCTTCGATGCGTTCGCCAACGATCTGGCCCAAGGCCGCGATGATGAGGCCGTGCCGCGGCCCGAGGACGAGCTCCTGCACCGGCAGCTCAAGGTGGTGTGCAGCCGCGCGATGCTGCAATGCCTCGATGGCGACCATCGGATCGCCTTCATCCTGGGCGAAATCCTGGGTTTTTCCTCGGACGAGGCCGCCGAGGTGCTCGAAATCGAGGCGGCGGCGTTTCGCAAGCGACTCAGTCGGGCGCGCACCGCGCTCGTCGAGTTTCTCTCGCGGACGTGCGGCGTTTTCGACGCCAAGGCCCCGTGCGCGTGCCACCGCCGGCTCGACCGGGCCATCACCCTCGGCCGCGTCAAGCGCGACGACCTCGAGGTTCGTCCAGAGGAGGGGAGGAACCTACCCGGCTTGCAGGCGCACCTTTCGACCCTCTCCGAAATGCATCGACTCACTGCCTATTACCGGAGCGATCCCGATCCGATGAGCAAACGCGACTTCGTCGTGACGCTTCGAACGATGATTCACCAATACAAGGAGCCACCCTCATGA
- a CDS encoding lactonase family protein: MLHHALPFGLLLVSMGLLACSSTAKPAVVYASSGKVLRVYDLDAARGELTLKQTLPELENDVHYVAVHPSRKYLYVSCSEIPPPKDRPFVNAIHAFAIDGKTGTLASLGPTYASPLSRAIHVSVDRSGHYLLMAHNFAESASVLRLNDDGSLGSPVQQPEERQHLGFLAHQIRVDPSNRWAFVPVRGNETSLGHMAIFDFRDGVLQKRTLLDYPSGLGPRHLDFHPTKPWVYVAMENGNRLITYEHHEGVLTQRFDTTTLANPDAASPGQGAAAIHVHPSGQWVYVSNRDTTPADPGENSVAVFAIDAATGEPKLVQSIDSHGISPRTMTLDPSGHVLIVANQSKGPGGIEPNLSVFRIGADGKLTYVRTYPQSSGDTWWIGAVSLP, translated from the coding sequence ATGCTCCACCATGCGCTGCCGTTCGGCTTGCTTTTGGTCTCCATGGGCCTTCTCGCGTGCTCCTCCACCGCGAAGCCGGCGGTGGTGTACGCCAGCTCGGGAAAGGTTTTGCGTGTGTACGACCTGGATGCCGCACGCGGGGAGCTCACCCTGAAGCAAACATTGCCCGAGTTGGAGAACGACGTTCACTACGTCGCCGTGCATCCGAGCAGGAAGTACCTTTATGTATCGTGCAGCGAAATCCCGCCGCCGAAGGATCGGCCCTTCGTCAATGCGATTCATGCCTTCGCCATCGACGGAAAGACGGGGACGCTGGCCTCGCTGGGTCCGACGTATGCGTCGCCCCTGTCGCGGGCGATCCACGTGTCCGTCGATCGAAGCGGGCACTATTTGCTCATGGCGCACAATTTCGCGGAGAGCGCCTCGGTGCTGCGGCTGAACGACGACGGCAGCTTGGGCAGCCCGGTGCAGCAGCCGGAGGAGCGGCAACATCTGGGGTTCTTGGCACACCAGATTCGAGTCGACCCGTCGAATCGATGGGCCTTCGTCCCGGTGCGCGGGAACGAGACGAGCCTTGGTCATATGGCCATTTTCGATTTTCGCGACGGTGTGCTGCAAAAGCGCACGCTGCTCGATTATCCGAGCGGGCTGGGCCCGCGGCATTTGGATTTTCACCCGACCAAGCCGTGGGTGTACGTGGCCATGGAAAATGGGAACCGGTTGATCACGTACGAGCACCACGAGGGCGTTCTCACACAGCGCTTCGATACGACGACCCTCGCGAACCCGGATGCCGCATCTCCGGGGCAAGGCGCAGCCGCCATCCATGTGCATCCCAGCGGCCAATGGGTTTACGTGTCGAATCGCGATACGACACCGGCCGACCCCGGTGAAAACAGTGTGGCGGTTTTCGCCATCGACGCGGCGACGGGAGAGCCCAAACTCGTTCAGAGCATCGATTCGCACGGCATCTCGCCGCGGACCATGACCCTCGATCCGAGCGGGCACGTTCTCATCGTGGCCAATCAGTCCAAAGGCCCGGGCGGTATCGAACCGAACTTGTCCGTCTTTCGCATTGGCGCCGACGGAAAACTGACGTACGTCCGCACATACCCACAATCCAGCGGCGACACCTGGTGGATCGGCGCCGTATCCCTCCCCTAA
- a CDS encoding LEA type 2 family protein produces the protein MRPFAAVVVAAVALQSLACSKPQPPEITVKDARVTEVNVGGLTVAVNAELYNPNKFPMTLQSVTGNVKLEGKYDLGQVTVTTPVSLPAGVRTPATVPLAMKWQNAGSMTALVTGAETIPFTVTGTAAVGGEKLSVDVPFQVQGSVTRAQIAQAVLRSFPGFPPATPTK, from the coding sequence ATGCGTCCCTTCGCCGCCGTGGTCGTCGCTGCCGTTGCCCTGCAGTCTCTGGCGTGCAGTAAGCCTCAGCCTCCCGAAATCACGGTGAAGGATGCCCGGGTGACCGAGGTGAACGTGGGCGGCCTCACGGTGGCCGTCAACGCGGAGCTGTACAACCCGAACAAGTTCCCCATGACCCTTCAGAGCGTTACCGGGAACGTGAAGCTCGAGGGCAAGTACGATCTCGGTCAAGTCACCGTAACCACGCCCGTGAGCCTGCCCGCCGGCGTGCGCACCCCGGCCACCGTGCCGCTGGCCATGAAATGGCAGAACGCCGGCTCGATGACCGCCCTCGTCACGGGCGCCGAAACGATTCCCTTCACGGTCACGGGCACTGCCGCCGTCGGTGGCGAGAAGCTCTCCGTCGACGTGCCCTTCCAGGTACAGGGCTCGGTCACGCGTGCGCAGATCGCGCAAGCTGTGCTGCGTTCCTTCCCAGGGTTCCCGCCCGCGACGCCAACGAAGTAG